In Synechococcales cyanobacterium T60_A2020_003, the following proteins share a genomic window:
- a CDS encoding photosystem II q(b) protein, translating into LGISTMAFNLNGFNFNQSIIDSQGRVIGTWADVLNRANLGMEVMHERNAHNFPLDLAAGEAAPVALTAPAING; encoded by the coding sequence GCTGGGTATCAGCACGATGGCGTTCAACCTGAACGGTTTCAACTTCAACCAGTCGATCATCGACTCACAGGGTCGTGTGATTGGCACCTGGGCTGACGTGTTGAACCGTGCGAACCTGGGTATGGAAGTGATGCACGAGCGTAATGCTCACAACTTCCCGCTTGATTTGGCGGCTGGCGAAGCTGCTCCTGTAGCGCTGACCGCACCTGCAATCAACGGCTAA
- a CDS encoding molybdenum cofactor guanylyltransferase, which translates to MQSPVDISVLILAGGKSSRMGQDKALMDFQGRSLLQRVYDAAAQCCPRIYIATHQPQVYQPLLPQSSLWISETPHEGDRPFQGPLIGFARALPHIPSAWILLLACDLPFLEVETLRQWIQQAAGNPLPCIACVPRIRTRWEPLCALYHTSCRESLQAFVDAGGRSFQRWLDGQPVQPLTVPNPKMLYNCNTQNDFIDGQQIGL; encoded by the coding sequence ATGCAATCTCCTGTCGATATCTCAGTGCTCATCCTTGCCGGGGGTAAAAGTTCCCGCATGGGTCAAGATAAGGCATTGATGGACTTTCAGGGGCGATCGCTCCTCCAGCGAGTCTATGACGCTGCGGCGCAATGTTGCCCTAGGATTTACATCGCCACCCATCAGCCCCAAGTTTATCAACCCCTGCTGCCCCAAAGCAGCTTGTGGATTTCAGAAACTCCTCATGAGGGCGATCGCCCCTTTCAAGGGCCACTTATCGGGTTTGCAAGAGCCTTACCGCATATCCCGTCAGCATGGATCCTGCTCCTCGCCTGTGATTTGCCATTCTTAGAGGTTGAAACGCTCCGTCAATGGATTCAACAGGCCGCAGGCAATCCTCTCCCCTGCATTGCCTGCGTTCCTCGGATCCGTACTCGATGGGAGCCACTCTGTGCCCTTTACCACACCTCCTGTCGGGAATCCTTACAGGCGTTTGTCGATGCAGGGGGACGATCCTTTCAGCGCTGGTTGGATGGGCAACCTGTTCAGCCGCTCACAGTTCCTAACCCAAAGATGCTGTATAACTGTAATACTCAAAACGACTTCATTGACGGACAGCAGATTGGTTTGTAG